One window of the Arthrobacter sp. D5-1 genome contains the following:
- a CDS encoding ABC transporter ATP-binding protein, whose amino-acid sequence MTTFTPLSHPSGTDRPTGSDEAQARPAVEAHELTKSYGRADTTVTALNKVSVSFDAGKFTAIMGPSGSGKSTLMHCLAGLDTADSGRIVLGGTELTGLNDRQLTALRRERIGFVFQAFNLVPTLTAEQNITLPLALAGTTADAGWLDTVVSTLGLKDRLKHRPHELSGGQQQRVAVARALLTRPDVVFGDEPTGNLDSKAGGEVLALLRRSSQEMGQTIIMVTHDPVAASYADRVVLMSDGGLVGEIHDPTADSVLAALGKLGA is encoded by the coding sequence ATGACAACCTTCACGCCTCTCTCCCACCCGTCAGGAACCGATCGACCCACAGGGTCCGATGAGGCCCAGGCCCGACCCGCCGTCGAGGCCCACGAGCTGACCAAGAGCTACGGCCGCGCCGATACCACCGTGACCGCGCTGAACAAGGTGTCGGTGAGCTTTGACGCCGGAAAGTTCACGGCCATCATGGGTCCCTCAGGTTCAGGGAAGTCCACCTTGATGCATTGCCTGGCCGGCCTCGATACAGCGGACTCCGGCCGCATCGTCCTGGGGGGCACCGAACTGACCGGCCTCAATGACCGTCAGCTCACCGCGCTCCGCCGGGAGAGGATCGGCTTCGTTTTTCAGGCGTTCAACCTGGTGCCTACGTTGACGGCCGAGCAGAACATCACGCTTCCGCTCGCTTTGGCGGGGACCACCGCCGACGCCGGGTGGCTGGATACCGTTGTCAGCACCCTTGGTTTGAAGGATCGCCTGAAGCACCGCCCCCATGAGCTTTCCGGCGGCCAGCAGCAGCGCGTAGCAGTAGCCCGCGCCCTGTTGACCCGCCCCGACGTCGTTTTTGGCGATGAGCCTACGGGCAACCTGGACTCCAAAGCCGGCGGCGAAGTACTGGCGTTACTCCGCCGGAGCAGCCAGGAGATGGGCCAGACCATCATCATGGTCACCCATGATCCCGTGGCCGCCAGTTATGCCGACCGAGTTGTCCTGATGAGCGACGGCGGCTTGGTGGGCGAGATCCACGATCCCACCGCGGACTCCGTCCTGGCAGCCCTCGGCAAGCTGGGAGCCTGA
- a CDS encoding 3-isopropylmalate dehydrogenase, which yields MSATSINLAVIPGDGIGPEVIAEAVKVLEKAVAAEGVALELTNYKLGAQHWLETGETLPDEVLADLRTRDAILFGAVGAAPGDTRIPSGIIEREMLLKLRFSLDHYVNLRPSRLYGTVGSPLANPGAIDFIVVREGTEGPYVGNGGTLRGGTPHEVATEVSLNTAHGVERVVRDAFRRANDRPRKHVTLVHKHNVLVFAGHLWKRTVEAVAQEFPDVTHDYLHIDAATIFMVTDPSRFDVIVTDNLFGDILTDLAAAVTGGIGLAASGNINMDRTAPSMFEPVHGSAPDIAGQQKADPTAAILSAVLLLDHLGYTTAARKIEAAVVADVESRTGAPRSTAAIGDAIAAAL from the coding sequence ATGAGTGCAACGTCCATCAATCTCGCTGTCATCCCTGGCGACGGCATTGGCCCTGAGGTCATCGCCGAAGCCGTCAAGGTCCTCGAAAAGGCTGTCGCCGCCGAAGGCGTTGCCCTCGAACTGACCAACTACAAGCTCGGTGCCCAGCACTGGCTTGAGACCGGCGAGACCCTCCCGGACGAGGTCCTGGCCGACCTCCGCACCCGCGATGCCATCCTCTTCGGGGCAGTCGGTGCGGCCCCGGGCGATACCCGCATCCCGTCCGGCATCATCGAGCGCGAAATGCTGCTCAAGCTCCGCTTCAGCCTGGACCACTACGTGAACCTGCGGCCCTCGCGACTGTACGGAACCGTCGGCAGCCCCTTGGCCAACCCCGGCGCCATCGATTTCATCGTGGTGCGCGAGGGGACCGAGGGTCCTTACGTTGGCAACGGCGGCACCCTGCGCGGCGGTACGCCCCACGAGGTAGCCACCGAGGTTTCCCTCAACACCGCCCACGGCGTGGAGCGCGTTGTCCGCGATGCCTTCCGTCGTGCGAACGATCGTCCGCGCAAGCACGTCACGCTCGTCCACAAGCACAACGTGCTGGTTTTCGCCGGGCACTTGTGGAAGCGCACCGTCGAAGCAGTGGCCCAGGAATTCCCTGACGTCACCCACGATTATCTGCACATCGATGCTGCCACCATCTTCATGGTGACCGACCCTTCCCGCTTCGATGTCATCGTCACCGACAACCTCTTCGGCGACATCCTGACCGACCTCGCTGCTGCCGTGACCGGCGGCATCGGCCTGGCGGCATCGGGCAACATCAACATGGACCGCACCGCGCCGTCCATGTTCGAGCCCGTCCACGGCTCCGCTCCGGATATCGCCGGACAACAAAAAGCCGATCCCACCGCGGCCATCCTCTCCGCAGTGCTCCTCCTGGACCACCTTGGCTACACCACGGCGGCCCGAAAGATTGAGGCGGCAGTCGTCGCCGACGTCGAAAGCCGCACCGGCGCGCCGCGCAGCACAGCTGCCATCGGCGATGCCATCGCGGCCGCACTTTAG
- the gltX gene encoding glutamate--tRNA ligase — MTTASASNAASSAIPAVNAETPVRVRFCPSPTGTPHVGLIRTALFNWAYARHTGGKLIFRIEDTDSARDSEESYHQLLDALKWLGINWDEGVEVGGPHEPYRQSQRGDIYQDVIAKLKAGGHVYESYSTPDEIEARHKAAGRDPKLGYDGFDRHLTEEQLAQFKAEGREAVLRLRMPDEDLTFNDLVRGEITFKAGSVPDFAVVRANGAPLYTLVNPVDDALMGITHVLRGEDLLSSTPRQIALYRALYAIGVAEYMPEFGHLPYVMGQGNKKLSKRDPESSLFLHRERGFIPEGLLNYLSLLGWSLSADEDIFTVEQLVANFDIHDVLGNPARFDIKKAEAINGTHVRLLAPEDFKERLAPYLRAAGLVGEILTPRQEEILAEAAPLVQERITLLGEAPEMLAFLFKADDAIDVADDARKGLPANLDEVLDAALAALEPIEEWTAENIQTALKQALVEDLGIKPRAAFGPVRTAISGRRISPPLFESMVILGKDSSLARVRAFRG; from the coding sequence ATGACTACTGCTTCTGCGTCGAACGCTGCCTCCAGCGCCATCCCTGCCGTCAACGCCGAGACTCCGGTCCGCGTCCGTTTCTGCCCGTCGCCGACGGGAACGCCGCACGTTGGCCTGATCCGCACCGCCCTGTTCAACTGGGCGTATGCGCGCCACACTGGCGGCAAACTGATCTTCCGCATCGAGGATACCGACTCTGCCCGTGACAGCGAGGAGAGCTACCACCAGTTGCTGGATGCCCTCAAGTGGCTCGGGATCAACTGGGACGAGGGCGTAGAGGTCGGCGGCCCGCACGAGCCGTACCGCCAGTCCCAGCGCGGCGACATCTACCAGGACGTCATCGCCAAGCTTAAGGCCGGGGGACACGTCTATGAGTCCTACTCCACGCCGGATGAGATCGAGGCCCGCCACAAAGCCGCAGGCCGCGACCCGAAGCTCGGCTATGACGGATTTGACCGTCACTTGACCGAGGAACAGCTGGCACAGTTCAAGGCCGAAGGCCGCGAGGCTGTCCTGCGTCTCCGCATGCCGGACGAGGACCTGACCTTCAACGACCTCGTCCGCGGCGAGATCACGTTCAAGGCCGGTTCCGTTCCCGACTTTGCAGTTGTCCGTGCCAATGGCGCCCCGCTGTACACCCTGGTGAACCCGGTGGATGACGCACTGATGGGGATCACCCACGTCCTGCGCGGCGAGGACCTGCTGAGCTCCACCCCGCGCCAGATCGCACTGTACCGTGCGCTCTACGCCATCGGTGTTGCCGAGTACATGCCGGAGTTCGGCCACCTGCCGTACGTCATGGGCCAGGGCAACAAGAAGCTCTCGAAGCGTGACCCCGAGTCCAGCTTGTTCCTGCACCGCGAGCGTGGCTTCATCCCCGAGGGCCTGCTCAACTACCTGTCCCTGCTTGGCTGGTCGCTGAGCGCAGATGAGGACATCTTCACCGTGGAACAGCTCGTGGCCAACTTCGACATCCACGATGTCCTGGGCAACCCGGCCCGCTTCGATATCAAGAAGGCCGAGGCCATCAACGGAACGCACGTCCGTCTGCTGGCGCCGGAAGACTTCAAAGAGCGTTTGGCCCCTTACCTCCGTGCTGCCGGGTTGGTAGGGGAGATCCTCACACCGCGGCAGGAAGAGATTCTTGCCGAGGCCGCCCCGCTGGTGCAGGAACGCATCACCCTCCTCGGTGAGGCTCCTGAGATGCTGGCGTTCCTGTTCAAGGCCGACGACGCCATTGACGTAGCAGATGACGCCCGGAAGGGACTCCCTGCCAACCTGGACGAGGTCCTCGACGCCGCCCTGGCAGCGCTGGAGCCCATCGAGGAGTGGACGGCTGAGAACATCCAGACGGCGCTGAAGCAGGCTCTTGTGGAGGACTTGGGCATCAAGCCCCGGGCCGCCTTCGGGCCTGTGCGCACGGCCATCTCCGGCCGCCGCATCTCTCCGCCGCTGTTCGAATCCATGGTGATCCTTGGTAAGGATTCATCCCTGGCCCGCGTTCGCGCTTTCCGCGGCTAA
- a CDS encoding branched-chain amino acid aminotransferase, whose amino-acid sequence MTQTAHGVEFSQQLSETPKSAEERAAVLANPGFGDYFTDHTAVVDYKVDADGNGGWQNARIEPYGPISLDPSAAVLHYGQEIFEGLKAYRHADGSVWTFRPEANAARLNKSARRLALPELPEEYFLGAIRELVQADKEWVPSGDGEALYLRPFMIATEAFLGVRAAREVSFRVIASPAGNYFGGELKPVSIWISREYARAGRGGTGAAKCGGNYAASLIAQQEAEANGCKQVLFLDHFNDDAVEELGGMNVFFVMKDGSLVTPALSGTILEGVTRMSVIQVAKDMGREVTERKITLDEWRDGVASGEITEVFACGTAAVITPIGVLKDATEFIGSEDAKAGDTTMAIRQQLLGIQTGTVEDTHGWLTRLV is encoded by the coding sequence ATGACTCAGACTGCCCATGGCGTCGAATTCAGCCAGCAGCTTTCGGAAACCCCGAAGTCTGCTGAGGAGCGTGCAGCCGTCCTGGCGAACCCAGGCTTCGGCGACTACTTCACCGACCACACCGCCGTCGTCGACTACAAAGTCGACGCCGATGGCAATGGCGGTTGGCAGAATGCCCGGATTGAGCCCTACGGACCCATCTCCCTGGACCCTTCGGCCGCGGTCCTGCACTACGGCCAGGAAATCTTTGAGGGCCTGAAGGCCTACCGTCACGCTGACGGTTCCGTCTGGACCTTCCGGCCCGAAGCCAACGCTGCGCGCTTGAACAAGTCCGCGCGTCGCCTCGCCCTCCCGGAGCTGCCCGAGGAGTACTTCCTGGGAGCTATCCGCGAACTCGTGCAGGCCGACAAGGAATGGGTTCCGTCCGGCGACGGTGAAGCGCTGTACCTGCGTCCGTTCATGATCGCGACGGAGGCGTTCCTCGGTGTCCGGGCTGCCCGCGAAGTGTCCTTCCGGGTCATTGCTTCCCCTGCCGGCAACTACTTCGGCGGCGAGCTCAAGCCCGTCTCCATCTGGATCTCCCGTGAATATGCCCGTGCCGGCCGTGGCGGTACCGGTGCTGCGAAGTGCGGCGGCAACTACGCAGCCTCCCTGATCGCGCAGCAGGAAGCCGAAGCGAACGGGTGCAAGCAGGTACTGTTCCTGGACCACTTCAACGACGACGCCGTGGAAGAACTCGGCGGCATGAATGTCTTCTTCGTCATGAAGGACGGTTCGCTCGTCACTCCTGCCCTCAGCGGCACCATCCTTGAAGGCGTCACGCGGATGTCCGTCATCCAGGTGGCCAAGGACATGGGGCGCGAAGTCACCGAACGCAAGATCACCCTGGACGAATGGCGCGACGGCGTGGCCTCCGGCGAGATCACCGAGGTCTTCGCTTGCGGTACGGCAGCCGTGATCACACCAATCGGTGTGCTCAAGGACGCCACGGAGTTCATCGGCTCCGAGGACGCAAAGGCCGGCGACACCACCATGGCTATCCGCCAGCAGCTTCTGGGCATCCAGACCGGAACCGTCGAGGACACCCACGGCTGGCTGACCCGCCTGGTGTAG
- a CDS encoding histidine kinase, with the protein MDRRHAVYEWFRINRFIVDLTATCLLILLFGPVYLIADRPWLSLLSCSLLLPLAWRRTRPAMAAGAVVIVCLIQWAVGAEPVAGQIAVPLIIYATAAYGPAWASRSVLIAGLAGGVMLTTRLFSTTVESGIMGLTIGTLYTVLIWMLVLVSWTLGDLTRVRRLQLQALEDRTRRLEVEHVQERKLAAADERSHIAREMHDIVAHSLSVIITQADGARYAAAAKPELATEALATIAATGRDSLGEMRRLLGVLRSDDDSPTRPQPRLSDLDELLLGFRAATLQVAFEQSGVPRRALPAGAELTAYRIIQEALTNVMKHAGPKAAAGVTLTWQARGLQLDIVDDGRGAAADPPAPGGGNGLLGMGERVSLYDGSLTAGPKQGGGFRVSAFIPYSEA; encoded by the coding sequence GTGGATAGAAGGCACGCAGTATATGAATGGTTCCGGATCAACCGCTTCATCGTGGACCTCACGGCAACGTGCCTGCTGATCCTCCTCTTTGGCCCGGTGTACCTGATCGCTGACCGTCCGTGGCTCTCACTCTTATCCTGCAGTCTCCTGCTCCCCCTGGCTTGGCGGCGCACCCGACCTGCCATGGCTGCCGGTGCGGTGGTCATCGTATGCCTGATTCAATGGGCGGTCGGCGCCGAACCCGTGGCGGGGCAAATCGCCGTTCCCTTGATCATCTACGCGACGGCGGCTTACGGGCCTGCGTGGGCCAGCCGCAGTGTCCTGATTGCAGGCCTCGCCGGCGGCGTCATGCTGACCACCCGGCTGTTCTCGACCACTGTGGAATCGGGAATCATGGGCCTTACCATCGGCACGCTGTACACCGTCCTGATCTGGATGCTGGTGCTGGTGAGCTGGACCCTTGGCGACCTCACACGCGTACGCAGGCTCCAACTTCAGGCCCTGGAAGACCGAACGCGGCGCCTCGAGGTGGAACATGTGCAGGAACGTAAGCTGGCCGCCGCAGACGAGCGCTCCCACATTGCCCGGGAAATGCACGACATCGTGGCGCACTCCTTGTCCGTGATCATCACCCAGGCCGATGGAGCCCGATACGCTGCTGCCGCGAAACCTGAACTCGCTACGGAAGCGCTGGCTACCATTGCCGCCACGGGCAGGGACTCCTTGGGCGAGATGCGCAGGCTGCTGGGTGTCCTTCGCTCCGACGACGACTCCCCTACCCGCCCGCAACCGCGGCTCTCGGACCTGGATGAACTCCTCCTCGGGTTCCGTGCCGCCACCCTCCAGGTGGCTTTTGAACAGAGCGGCGTCCCCCGCCGCGCACTTCCGGCCGGAGCGGAGCTCACGGCGTATCGCATCATCCAGGAAGCCCTCACCAATGTCATGAAGCACGCGGGACCGAAGGCGGCCGCGGGCGTCACCCTGACGTGGCAGGCCCGGGGCCTGCAGCTGGACATCGTCGACGACGGCCGGGGCGCCGCCGCTGATCCGCCGGCACCCGGCGGCGGCAACGGCTTGCTGGGCATGGGTGAGAGGGTCTCCCTCTACGATGGTTCTTTGACCGCAGGCCCTAAGCAGGGCGGCGGTTTCCGTGTGTCCGCTTTCATCCCGTATTCGGAGGCCTAA
- a CDS encoding fumarylacetoacetate hydrolase family protein: protein MRIARFVVDSDPLYGVVEGEPGSEEITVINGDPFFNGVERTHVKHKLEDVRLLAPIIPRSKVIGVGRNFAEHAAELGNEVPQQPLLFLKPNTSVIGPNDPIILPEFSEEVSFEAELCVVIGRICKDVPEDRADDVIFGYTCGNDLTARDVQKTDLQWARAKGFDTSAPLGPWIETELDHEDLSIQGRLNGELRQDGSTSQMIRGVRELVSIVSHAFTLLPGDVIMTGTPAGVGLVSEGDRFEVEIEGIGRLSNPVVRR from the coding sequence ATGCGTATCGCCCGGTTTGTAGTTGATTCTGATCCCCTTTACGGCGTTGTTGAAGGCGAGCCCGGCAGTGAGGAAATCACTGTCATTAACGGCGACCCGTTCTTCAACGGCGTCGAACGTACCCATGTGAAGCACAAGCTCGAGGACGTGCGGCTCCTGGCGCCCATCATTCCCCGCAGCAAGGTGATTGGCGTCGGCCGGAATTTCGCCGAGCACGCAGCGGAGCTCGGCAACGAAGTTCCCCAGCAGCCCTTGTTGTTCCTGAAGCCCAACACCTCGGTGATCGGCCCGAACGACCCCATCATCCTCCCTGAGTTCTCGGAGGAGGTCTCCTTCGAAGCCGAGCTGTGCGTGGTCATCGGCCGCATCTGCAAGGACGTCCCGGAGGATCGCGCGGACGACGTCATTTTCGGCTACACCTGCGGCAACGACCTCACCGCCCGCGATGTCCAGAAGACGGACCTCCAGTGGGCCCGTGCCAAGGGCTTCGACACCTCCGCGCCGCTGGGCCCGTGGATCGAAACCGAGCTCGACCACGAAGACCTGTCCATTCAGGGACGGCTGAATGGTGAACTCCGCCAGGACGGCAGCACCAGCCAGATGATCCGCGGCGTCCGCGAACTCGTCTCGATCGTTTCCCACGCCTTCACGCTCCTTCCGGGCGACGTCATCATGACCGGTACCCCGGCAGGCGTCGGCCTGGTCAGCGAGGGCGACCGTTTTGAGGTGGAGATCGAAGGCATCGGACGCCTGTCCAACCCGGTGGTTCGCCGCTAG
- a CDS encoding MBL fold metallo-hydrolase: MAAADNSQSDGSSSLQRSSDLTRFRLAPNPGPMSLDGTNSYIIGAPGSGHVAVVDPGPADERHLAVLAAAGTVDVVLITHRHADHTEASARFHQLTGAPVRAASAEHCHGGEPLTDGEVLTAGGVEIRVVATPGHTSDSVCFHLPGDGPVGSVLTGDTILGRGTTVLDYPDGRLGDYLASLDRLEALGPAILLPAHGPVLPALDEKCREYRDHREQRLDQIRAALKNLGPDASISAVTDAVYPDVDPSVRWAAETSVAAQLDYLRS, translated from the coding sequence ATGGCGGCTGCAGATAATTCTCAAAGCGACGGCAGCTCTTCCCTGCAGCGCAGCAGCGACCTAACCCGCTTCCGGTTGGCCCCCAACCCCGGCCCCATGAGTCTGGACGGCACCAACTCGTACATCATTGGCGCGCCGGGCTCCGGCCATGTGGCTGTGGTGGACCCGGGACCGGCCGACGAACGGCATCTGGCTGTACTCGCAGCGGCGGGCACCGTAGATGTGGTGCTGATCACCCACCGCCATGCGGACCACACTGAGGCCTCGGCCCGCTTCCATCAGCTGACAGGGGCTCCGGTCCGGGCTGCCTCTGCGGAGCATTGTCACGGAGGCGAGCCACTCACGGACGGCGAGGTCCTCACGGCAGGCGGCGTTGAAATCCGCGTCGTTGCAACGCCGGGCCACACTTCCGACTCGGTCTGCTTCCATCTCCCGGGCGACGGGCCGGTCGGCTCCGTCCTTACCGGGGACACCATTCTGGGGCGCGGCACCACTGTTTTGGACTACCCGGATGGCCGGTTGGGGGACTATCTCGCAAGCCTGGACAGGTTGGAAGCCCTCGGTCCCGCAATCCTCCTGCCTGCCCATGGGCCGGTACTCCCTGCTTTGGACGAGAAATGCCGGGAGTACCGGGACCACCGGGAACAGCGCCTTGACCAGATCAGGGCGGCCCTGAAAAACCTGGGGCCGGACGCCTCGATATCCGCCGTCACCGACGCCGTCTATCCCGACGTCGACCCTTCCGTCAGGTGGGCGGCGGAGACTTCCGTGGCAGCGCAACTTGATTACCTCCGGAGCTAA
- a CDS encoding response regulator transcription factor codes for MPELPAPIRVALVDDQQLVRSGFGMLINSQPDLEVVAEAGNGIEAVQALSATAADVVLMDVRMPGMDGIEATRRILEQAAAQPSGSQRAEIKIVVLTTFDLDEYALAAIQAGASGFLLKDAPPEELLEAIRTVYRGDAVIAPSTTRRLLDHVAPLLRTQTPEQTEHAAAVERLTAREREVFQLIAQGQSNPEIAAGLFLSEATVKTHVGHILAKLGARDRVQVVVIAYETGVVAPGS; via the coding sequence ATGCCAGAACTTCCTGCGCCCATCAGGGTGGCACTCGTCGACGACCAACAGTTGGTCCGTTCGGGTTTTGGCATGCTGATCAATTCGCAGCCGGACCTCGAAGTCGTGGCTGAGGCAGGCAATGGGATCGAGGCTGTCCAGGCCCTGTCCGCTACCGCCGCCGACGTGGTCCTGATGGATGTCCGCATGCCCGGGATGGACGGCATAGAAGCGACCCGACGCATCTTGGAACAGGCGGCGGCACAACCCTCCGGTTCGCAACGTGCGGAGATCAAGATCGTGGTGCTGACCACCTTCGACCTGGATGAGTATGCACTGGCCGCCATCCAGGCCGGGGCCAGTGGGTTCCTCCTGAAGGACGCTCCGCCCGAAGAGCTCCTCGAGGCCATCCGCACCGTGTACCGTGGGGACGCGGTGATAGCTCCCTCCACTACCCGGCGTTTGCTGGACCATGTGGCACCGTTGCTGAGGACACAGACGCCTGAGCAGACCGAGCATGCTGCCGCCGTCGAACGCCTGACAGCCCGCGAGCGCGAAGTGTTCCAACTGATCGCCCAAGGACAGTCGAATCCCGAGATCGCAGCAGGGCTGTTTCTCTCCGAGGCCACGGTGAAAACCCATGTGGGGCACATCCTTGCCAAGTTGGGTGCCCGTGACCGGGTGCAGGTGGTGGTCATCGCCTATGAGACCGGAGTTGTAGCCCCCGGCTCCTAG
- a CDS encoding HAD family hydrolase — MAIASSFGTIRGVLFDIDDTLVDLEYAMTTALRDVSEHLLPGLDQAGWVKFGRIFTHETTHFYDRYLAGELTFNEQRLLRGRAALGHFGVELGEGDESQAWVSEYHQRQTAYVRAFDDVGEVLDALDAAGIPYGAVSNNVHDYQRAKLDGAGLSRIKVLVGTDTVGVPKPDPAIYLEGVRLLGTAAGETLYVGDNRLLDADGATAAGLIGVWLNRTGEVVEEFTGRQVDSLTRLLATVPSAVEGTHPAARIM; from the coding sequence ATGGCAATCGCAAGCTCCTTCGGCACTATCCGCGGTGTCCTCTTCGACATCGATGACACCCTGGTGGACCTTGAGTACGCCATGACCACAGCCTTGCGTGACGTCAGCGAACATCTCCTGCCCGGCCTGGACCAGGCCGGGTGGGTGAAGTTCGGCCGCATTTTTACGCACGAGACCACGCACTTCTATGACCGTTACCTGGCCGGCGAGCTGACGTTCAATGAACAGCGGCTGCTTCGCGGCAGGGCTGCGTTGGGTCACTTCGGTGTGGAACTTGGCGAGGGCGACGAGTCCCAGGCCTGGGTCTCGGAATACCACCAGCGCCAGACGGCATACGTGAGGGCCTTCGACGACGTCGGAGAGGTACTGGATGCACTCGACGCCGCGGGCATTCCCTATGGAGCAGTGAGCAATAACGTGCACGATTACCAGCGCGCCAAGTTGGACGGTGCAGGTCTTTCCAGGATCAAGGTTTTGGTGGGCACAGATACTGTTGGCGTGCCCAAACCGGATCCTGCCATTTACCTCGAGGGCGTGCGCCTCCTGGGCACGGCGGCGGGCGAGACGCTCTACGTGGGGGATAACAGGCTGCTTGACGCTGATGGCGCCACGGCGGCAGGGTTGATCGGCGTGTGGCTCAACAGGACCGGAGAAGTAGTGGAGGAATTCACCGGACGCCAAGTGGACTCCCTGACACGCTTGCTTGCCACCGTCCCAAGCGCCGTTGAGGGTACGCATCCAGCGGCGCGAATCATGTGA